From one Salmo salar chromosome ssa09, Ssal_v3.1, whole genome shotgun sequence genomic stretch:
- the LOC123744642 gene encoding amyloid beta precursor protein binding family B member 2-like: protein MMSVHTPPLSRSGSSPSSVGLANRSGPPAAPPTSLSLRSSYNQLLGCDVIKESPTAMETGSSATLPKSRHRYAMTSVCSAMGLSDTLAPPAQNQPPTGGKRLPTKSSSSSALYSSSSSSFFSTNPKLAKNGANLQRKAETQQQEQSKTNTEFKGQDDIITPIHSSDWLEGEKDNSQAPPPFCRRTKSFLEFREKEVDPPSLENKEEECPNKEEEEDQEEDEKHSCPEKDQVSPDKERERPEEEKQTPKREDYIEEEGATPTANQSLLQGAQSPPISPQNNLNCAQENKIQCFPPPQGRKEALNQAQDHPPRVETPPNPPGVPRPPRPG from the coding sequence ATGATGTCCGtccacaccccccctctctcccgcagtggctcctccccttcctctgtcgGCCTGGCCAATCGCAGCGGTCCCCCTGCCGCCCCTCCCACCTCCCTCAGCCTGCGCTCCTCCTACAATCAACTCCTGGGTTGTGATGTTATAAAGGAGTCCCCTACTGCCATGGAAACGGGGAGTTCTGCCACTTTACCCAAGAGCCGCCATAGATACGCCATGACTAGCGTGTGTAGCGCCATGGGCCTGAGCGACACCCTCGCACCTCCCGCCCAAAACCAGCCCCCCACCGGTGGCAAGCGCCTCCCCACCAAGTCCTCTTCATCCTCTGCTctttactcctcctcctcttcctcattctTCTCCACCAACCCCAAGCTGGCGAAGAATGGTGCCAACCTGCAGAGGAAGGCCGAGACCCAGCAACAGGAGCAGAGTAAGACCAACACAGAGTTCAAAGGGCAGGATGATATCATCACCCCCATACACAGCTCTGATTGGCTggagggggagaaagacaactcCCAGGCCCCACCCCCATTCTGTCGGAGGACCAAGAGTTTTCTGGAGTTCCGTGAGAAGGAAGTGGACCCTCCTAGTTTAGAAAACAAGGAAGAAGAATGTCCCAacaaggaagaagaggaagatcaGGAAGAGGATGAGAAGCACTCCTGCCCTGAGAAAGATCAGGTCAGCccggataaagagagagagagacctgaggagGAAAAACAGACCCCAAAACGGGAGGATTACATAGAGGAAGAGGGTGCCACTCCAACTGCTAATCAGTCTTTGCTACAGGGGGCACAatctccccccatctccccccaAAACAACCTTAACTGTGCCCAGGAGAACAAGATTCAGTGTTTTCCCCCTCCCCAGGGCAGAAAGGAGGCCTTAAACCAGGCCCAGGATCACCCACCCAGGGTTGAGACGCCCCCAAACCCTCCCGGAGTGCCCAGGCCCCCCCGCCCAGGGTGA
- the LOC100195019 gene encoding death ligand signal enhancer isoform X1 yields MWRVQGFVGRVLSRCHGTAPLRLSQNHHVEDEVINTSTLLSTGCHSSDSSSQKGDDRDKRRKRTSQFCYAGLPRYTALDAVGWGAAAVLLMQICRRIHSQFSGSDPNQNPNTGSLAIQGTLQKCGYRVLLERLSRRDVLPRGRSVHCLPQRQSQQVPGQQVPGQQVPGQQAQRQPQSQEYSSPRSSYSSPEQFHEDHLTADSHLSDHKRATLSHDSSGTESSQPEDNHRTRDREQPGQQNGQDALAGAAQNLQQVADSSVPVVLNIIGLKSAQTGHYEAAFSCFLASARQGYSKAQFNTGVCYEKGRGVCKDKEKALDFYSQAATGGHSQAQYRCAKLLLNSRGQQSTQQDLDTAISLLQQAASAGLREAQVYLGSLFSQEPVRDGLKSVHYLRMAAESGDSEALLFLGQCYESGFGVSQCFRTAVGFYQRAAQAGNSQAKTLLTPPFGLEDAILRSIRSSPCFSVADRLRGTLSTLTSPVPPSSRSTLPHSWSTGSMGPPPILSSRRPLTPSSEGNAVRWTIGAG; encoded by the exons ATGTGGAGAGTACAAGGGTTTGTTGGAAGAG TTTTGAGCCGGTGCCATGGCACCGCCCCCCTGCGCCTGTCTCAGAATCACCACGTGGAAGATGAGGtcatcaacacctccactctgctCTCCACCGGCTGTCACTCTTCCGACAGCAG CTCTCAGAAAGGGGACGATAGAgacaagaggaggaagaggacctcTCAGTTCTGCTACGCTGGGCTCCCCCGCTACACTGCCTTGGATGCAGTTGGCTGG GGGGCAGCTGCGGTGCTGTTGATGCAGATCTGTAGAAGGATCCACTCTCAGTTCTCTGGGAGTGACCCCAACCAGAACCCCAACACAGGATCCCTGGCCATCCAGGGAACCCTGCAGAAGTGTGGCTACCGCGTCCTACTGGAGCGAC TATCTCGCCGTGACGTGCTGCCCAGAGGGAGGAGTGTGCACTGTCTGCCCCAGAGACAGAGCCAGCAGGTCCCGGGCCAGCAGGTCCCGGGCCAGCAGGTCCCGGGCCAGCAGGCCCAGAGACAGCCCCAGAGCCAGGAGTACAGCAGTCCCAGGAGCAGCTACAGCAGTCCTGAACAGTTTCATGAAGACCATCTGACTGCTGAcagtcacctctctgaccacaaGAGGGCAACTCTGAGTCACGACTCCTCTGGAACGG AGTCCTCCCAGCCTGAAGACAACCACAGAACCAGAGACAGGGAACAGCCTGGGCAGCAGAATGGCCAG GACGCCTTGGCGGGGGCGGCCCAGAACCTCCAACAGGTGGCCGACTCCAGTGTTCCTGTAGTCCTCAACATCATCGGTCTGAAGAGTGCTCAGACTGGGCACTATGAGGCAGCCTTCTCCTGTTTCCTGGCCTCCGCCAGACAGGGCTACAGCAAGGCCCAGTTCAACACTGGAGTCTGCTACGAGAAAGGCAGGGGCGTATGCAAAGACAAGGAGAAG GCTCTTGATTTCTACAGCCAGGCAGCGACAGGGGGTCACAGTCAGGCTCAGTACCGCTGTGCCAAACTCCTCCTGAACAGCAGAGGGCAGCAGAGCACACAACAGGACCTGGACACAGCCATCAGCCTGCTGCAACAGGCTGCCTCAGCTGggctgagagag gctcaagTGTACCTGGGGTCTCTGTTCTCGCAGGAGCCAGTCAGAGATGGCCTTAAGTCAGTGCACTACCTGAGGATGGCAGCAGAGAGCGGA gacAGTGAGGCCCTGCTGTTCCTGGGTCAGTGTTATGAGAGTGGGTTCGGGGTGTCCCAGTGCTTCAGAACAGCAGTTGGGTTCTATCAGAGGGCAGCCCAGGCAGGAAACAGCCAGGCCAAGACCTTACTGACACCGCCCTTTGGACTGGAGG aTGCCATCCTGCGCTCTATCCGTTCTTCCCCATGTTTCTCCGTTGCTGACCGTCTGCGTGGAACTCTCTCCACCCTCACTtcacctgtccctccctccagtcGCTCCACCCTCCCCCACTCCTGGAGCACAGGGAGTATGGGTCCCCCACCCATCCTGTCCTCCCGCCGCCCTCTCACCCCCAGCTCTGAGGGGAACGCCGTGAGGTGGACTATAGGAGCGGGATAG
- the LOC100195019 gene encoding death ligand signal enhancer (The RefSeq protein has 2 substitutions compared to this genomic sequence), with protein MWRVQGFVGRVLSRCHGTAPLRLSQNHHVEDEVINTSTLLSTGCHSSDSSSQKGDDRDKRRKRTSQFCYAGLPRYTALDAVGWGAAAVLLMQICRRIHSQFSGSDPNQNPNTGSLAIQGTLQKCGYRVLLERLSRRDVLPRGRSVHCLPQRQSQQVPGQQVPGQQVPGQQAQRQPQSQEYSSPRSSYSSPEQFHEDHLTADSHLSDHKRATLSHDSSGTEESSFSESSQPEDNHRTRDREQPGQQNGQDALAGAAQNLRQVADSSVPVVLNIIGLKSAQTGHYEAAFSCFLASARQGYSKAQFNTGVCYEKGRGVCKDKEKALDFYSQAATGGHSQAQYRCAKLLLNSRGQQSTQQDLDTAISLLQQAASAGLREAQVYLGSLFSQEPVRDGLKSVHYLRMAAESGDSEALLFLGQCYESGFGVSQCFRTAVGFYQRAAQAGNSQAKTLLTPPFGLEDAILRSIRSSPCFSVADRLRGTLSTLTSPVPPSSRSTLPHSWSTGSMGPPPILSSRRPLTPSSEGNAVRWTIGAG; from the exons ATGTGGAGAGTACAAGGGTTTGTTGGAAGAG TTTTGAGCCGGTGCCATGGCACCGCCCCCCTGCGCCTGTCTCAGAATCACCACGTGGAAGATGAGGtcatcaacacctccactctgctCTCCACCGGCTGTCACTCTTCCGACAGCAG CTCTCAGAAAGGGGACGATAGAgacaagaggaggaagaggacctcTCAGTTCTGCTACGCTGGGCTCCCCCGCTACACTGCCTTGGATGCAGTTGGCTGG GGGGCAGCTGCGGTGCTGTTGATGCAGATCTGTAGAAGGATCCACTCTCAGTTCTCTGGGAGTGACCCCAACCAGAACCCCAACACAGGATCCCTGGCCATCCAGGGAACCCTGCAGAAGTGTGGCTACCGCGTCCTACTGGAGCGAC TATCTCGCCGTGACGTGCTGCCCAGAGGGAGGAGTGTGCACTGTCTGCCCCAGAGACAGAGCCAGCAGGTCCCGGGCCAGCAGGTCCCGGGCCAGCAGGTCCCGGGCCAGCAGGCCCAGAGACAGCCCCAGAGCCAGGAGTACAGCAGTCCCAGGAGCAGCTACAGCAGTCCTGAACAGTTTCATGAAGACCATCTGACTGCTGAcagtcacctctctgaccacaaGAGGGCAACTCTGAGTCACGACTCCTCTGGAACGG AGCAGTCATCCTTTTCAGAGTCCTCCCAGCCTGAAGACAACCACAGAACCAGAGACAGGGAACAGCCTGGGCAGCAGAATGGCCAG GACGCCTTGGCGGGGGCGGCCCAGAACCTCCAACAGGTGGCCGACTCCAGTGTTCCTGTAGTCCTCAACATCATCGGTCTGAAGAGTGCTCAGACTGGGCACTATGAGGCAGCCTTCTCCTGTTTCCTGGCCTCCGCCAGACAGGGCTACAGCAAGGCCCAGTTCAACACTGGAGTCTGCTACGAGAAAGGCAGGGGCGTATGCAAAGACAAGGAGAAG GCTCTTGATTTCTACAGCCAGGCAGCGACAGGGGGTCACAGTCAGGCTCAGTACCGCTGTGCCAAACTCCTCCTGAACAGCAGAGGGCAGCAGAGCACACAACAGGACCTGGACACAGCCATCAGCCTGCTGCAACAGGCTGCCTCAGCTGggctgagagag gctcaagTGTACCTGGGGTCTCTGTTCTCGCAGGAGCCAGTCAGAGATGGCCTTAAGTCAGTGCACTACCTGAGGATGGCAGCAGAGAGCGGA gacAGTGAGGCCCTGCTGTTCCTGGGTCAGTGTTATGAGAGTGGGTTCGGGGTGTCCCAGTGCTTCAGAACAGCAGTTGGGTTCTATCAGAGGGCAGCCCAGGCAGGAAACAGCCAGGCCAAGACCTTACTGACACCGCCCTTTGGACTGGAGG aTGCCATCCTGCGCTCTATCCGTTCTTCCCCATGTTTCTCCGTTGCTGACCGTCTGCGTGGAACTCTCTCCACCCTCACTtcacctgtccctccctccagtcGCTCCACCCTCCCCCACTCCTGGAGCACAGGGAGTATGGGTCCCCCACCCATCCTGTCCTCCCGCCGCCCTCTCACCCCCAGCTCTGAGGGGAACGCCGTGAGGTGGACTATAGGAGCGGGATAG